The Hyphomicrobiales bacterium genome has a window encoding:
- a CDS encoding conserved hypothetical protein (Evidence 4 : Unknown function but conserved in other organisms), with translation MTTAQHQDNEVRLPNVNPARLNGRVDALDGSRLHGWIWDEARPDEAITVRISCDGKVVAETRADQSRIDLRRNGIGDGKHAFSIDLDETLVAARARLIVVGISPATGAEFELRLPAADELAAEAAIAVPLARFFDKVELLIALNRRGQLAQKELNEKLDRIAARLEENHALAEATKAETESQSEIVRRLGELDVFQLRFDGTLRGFDERLDAIRKEARAPLRQVTVILGFLSALAAVMSFVTLAVTLWGG, from the coding sequence ATGACAACGGCTCAGCATCAGGACAACGAAGTCCGTCTTCCGAACGTCAATCCCGCCCGCCTGAACGGACGGGTCGATGCTCTCGACGGCAGCCGCCTGCATGGCTGGATCTGGGACGAGGCCCGCCCCGACGAGGCGATCACCGTCAGGATTTCCTGCGACGGCAAGGTCGTCGCGGAGACCAGGGCCGACCAGAGCCGCATCGATCTGCGTCGCAACGGCATCGGCGATGGCAAGCACGCCTTCTCGATCGATCTCGACGAGACGCTGGTTGCGGCCCGCGCTCGGCTGATCGTCGTTGGCATATCGCCCGCGACGGGCGCTGAATTCGAGCTGCGCCTGCCGGCGGCTGACGAGCTCGCGGCGGAGGCGGCGATCGCCGTGCCGCTGGCGCGCTTCTTCGACAAGGTCGAATTGCTGATCGCGCTCAACCGGCGCGGCCAGCTCGCCCAGAAGGAACTCAACGAGAAGCTCGACCGTATCGCGGCGCGCCTCGAAGAGAACCACGCGCTGGCTGAAGCGACGAAGGCGGAGACAGAGAGCCAGAGCGAGATCGTGCGCCGGCTTGGCGAGCTCGACGTCTTCCAATTGCGCTTCGACGGCACGCTGCGCGGCTTCGACGAGCGGCTCGACGCGATCCGCAAGGAGGCGCGGGCGCCGCTGCGGCAGGTCACCGTTATCCTCGGCTTCTTGTCCGCGCTCGCCGCGGTGATGTCCTTCGTCACGCTCGCCGTCACCCTGTGGGGAGGCTGA